The nucleotide sequence ATACCGATGGTGATGGGGTTATTGATAGTGAGGATGCATTCCCGAATGATCCGACTGAGACCCTTGATACAGACGGTGACGGTGTAGGTAATAATGCCGATGCTTTCCCTAATGATGTAACAGAAACCCTTGATACAGACGGTGACGGCGTAGGTAATAATGCCGATGCTTTCCCTAATGATGCAACTGAAACCCTTGATACAGACGGTGACGGCGTAGGTAATAATGCTGATGCTTTCCCTAATGATGCAACAGAGACTGTTGATACAGATGGTGATGGCATAGGCGATAATTCTGATGCTTACCCTACGGATCCTAATAATGGTGTGGTACCACATTGCGGCGCAGCAACCATAAGTTCAGGTAAGTTAACTCTTGAGAAAGAGGAGTGTATTACTGGTGGCAAAGGCAGTTATTACGTTTGGGTCGAAGCTGATAATACCGACATCTATATCACGACAGCAGGTGGTGATGGAGATGCAAATATCTACTTTAATGCCGATACTTGGGCATCTTCGACAAATGCTCAGGCAAAATCCGAGTTAAGTGATAATAGTGAGAAGCTACATCTGGTGGCGAATCGTGGCTGGCGTTATATCAGTATCGATACCGCAACTAGCTACTCAGGTGTGACAGTGAAGGTGAGTTTAACGGATCTAGGAACGACACCCGTTGTGCCTCCAATTGATCCAGAGTTACCGAGTACACTTGCTGATATGTGCGCGACTCAGTCAGCACAAGATTACGGAAGCATAGCTAACGCGGCCCCAATTTGTGTTAAAAATGGCCGTTCATCTTTCTACATCAATGTGCCCGTCGGAACTGAAAGCTTGACTGCTGAAACTGGCCACGGTATGGGAGAGCTTGAGTTGTATACCGGAGAAAGTTGGCCAGATGCCAACCAAAATACTGGCAAGTCGGTGAACCCAGGTACGATAGAGAAGGTGGTTGTTCAACAACCAACTTCGGGTTGGTATTATATCTCAGTTCAAAGTATGCCAAGCAGTGAAGATGTGACCTTGAAGGTGACGCTCAATTAGCTTGTAGTATAACTCGATACTTGAGTGCGCTTTCACTAGAGACTATTTAGCAAGCGTTAAGAGCAAAAAAGTGAACTATTTCAGTTCACTTTTTTTATGTTTGTAATCAAAAAAAAGACTTAACTGGGCCAGTGCATTTAGCTATTTCGGCGCTGATTTAAAGTACATACTCGCTAAATTAGGTATAGGATGGGTTAACACTTATTTCGCGAGTAAAAATCTATGTCAACAGGCGATCAAGTAGAGTTAAGCAAGGAGATCGGTCCGAACTGGTTTGCATCAGTGATGGGGACTGGGATTATTGCTAATGCCGCAGTTGGCTTACCAATAGTTGGGGATAAATTAACCTACCTTGGGCTTGTTATATGGCTGCTAGCATCCGTTATGTTGGCTGTTATCTTAGTGTTGAAAATAGCACAAGCCATTATTAAACCTCATGTTATCAAACGTCAATTTAACGATCCTGTCATGGCTCAGTTTTTTGGTGCCCCTCCCATGGCATTGATGACCATAGCTGGGGGCTGTCTTCTCGTGGGACACCATATTTTAGCTGAAGCGACGGTACTAACGATAGCTTGGAGTCTATGGGGGTTAGGGACATTGAGTGGCCTTGCAACTGCGGTTATCATTCCTTATCGCCTGTTTACTCATCATGAAGTTCGCGACGATGGGGCTTTTGGTGGTTGGCTAATGCCAGTTGTTCCCCCTATGGTGTCGGCTGCTATAGGTGCAATGCTAATTCCCCATGTCCAAAATATCGCTTTGCAGCAAACATTGCTCTACGCCTGTTATGCCATGTTTGGTGTCAGTATGTTTTGTGCCTTGATTATTATTACCATGATCTGGAGTCGCTTAGCCCACTCAGGAACATCAGGTGGTGCCCGCGTACCAACACTTTGGATAGTGCTAGGTCCGTTGGGACAATCAATTACTGCTGCAGGCGCGTTAGGAAGTGCTGCACTACTGGTTGTTGAGCAACCGCTAGCGGATAACATGAATAACATGGCTATTATTTATGGGGTTCCTATTTGGGGGTTCGCACTGTTTTGGTCAATATTGGCCAGTTTGCTTACGTTGCGGGCGTTGGGTAAAAAAATGCCTTTTGCACTAACGTGGTGGGCATTTACTTTCCCTGTTGGAACTTGTGTTACTGGTACAACCCAGCTGGCATTGCACACAGGATTAGCGGTATTCCAATGGGCTTCTATTGTCCTATTTGGCGGTTTAATTTGTGCGTGGATTATTGCCGCAATAGGTACGATAAAAGGTTTTAAAGGGGGACATATATTTAAAACGCCTTTGATAGCAACACATGTGATATCCAAGAAAAGGGATAAGTGAATAGATGTTGTTTACCATCCCATATTATCGCGAGTTTAGTATAGATAACGATAAGTGTAGTTTGTGAATATGTTTGATTTCTCTTATTGTAATAAGGCAAAGTTACTGGATCTGTTTATTATAAATAAGGAAAATAAAATGTTTAGTCATATTATGCTTGGCGCCAACGACGTTCAAGAATCAAAGATTTTTTACGATGCAGTTTTAGGTGCTTTGGGTCACGAGCCTGGCATTATTGATGAGAAAGGTCGTTGTTTTTATTTTACCAACACAGGTGTGTTTGCACTAAGTAAACCCATTGACGGGGAATTTGCTTGCCATGGTAACGGTAGTACCATCGGCTTTCAGGCCAAAAATCCTGAGTCTGCTGATGCTTGGCATGTTGCCGGATTAGCTAACGGCGGAACCGCCTGTGAGGAGGCTCCAGGTATTCGTAATGGTATGATAGGTGAGCTTTACCTGGCTTATTTACGGGATCCATCAGGTAATAAAATCTGCGCACTTCATAAAGTGAGCTAATGCTTTATACATGGGTAAAACTAGAGTAGCAGTGCATCATCAATCTCGTGATATTGCGCTGCTGAATCAATCAGGGATTTTGCAGTAAGTCCCGGAACACCATAGACCTGAGTATCGACCCCATATTTTTGATATATCTTCAACATCAACAGATCGAAGTCACCGTCGCCTGAAAGTAAAATAACCGAGTCGACTTCACTGGCCGCCTCCATAATATCGATAGTGATACCTACATCCCAATCCCCCTTAGCACTGCCATCGGCGCGTTGAATAAAAGGTTTGAGCTTGACGTCGAACCCTATGTGCTTGAGTGCATCTTGGAATTTCAGCTGTCCGTCATCACCTTTGTGTATTGCATAGGCTGTTGCTGAGTGTATTTCACCTTCATGACCGATATGTTGCCAAAGTTTGCGGTAATTAAACTGACGTCCATAGGCCTGACGGCAGGTGTAATAGATGTTTTGAACGTCTACAAAAATGGCGATTTTCTTCACATCAAATCCTTGGTAAATACAATATTAACAGAACCATACATTAGAGTGCTTTGGGAGTGAAGCTTTACTGCTTAACAAAAGCCGTAGGATTAATCGCTTTCATCTGAATCAAATTTTTACAGCGTAACTTAGAAAAGTTATTTGTTGCTCCTCGCTCAACTGTTATTATCTATCAGACTGAAAATATAGATGTTAATTTAAGTAGTTGATCACTGGGCTGTATGACTTGTTGTGGGTTAATCTCGGTGTGATTGAACCTGTGAATGGGTATAAAGGTAGTGTAAATGTTGTCGGTATCATCATTATTAATAGCAGCAAATAAAACCGTTTCTTGTATAAAAACTGGCGTAATTGCTGCTGTGATCAGTGTGTGTGGGTTGCTAACTATGGTATTTGAACCGTTAGAGGCATTTTTTGTTCGTGGGATTAGCATGCTCTATTTTCTTTTCTAATCAGATAAGTTTAATCATAGGTGGTTAGCATTTTTCCTTCTAAAGATCATCAAACATAAAGGTCTGTCGTTACAATCGTACTTGTTAAATAATTGACTAATATCATTGGGGACGTTTTGACATTCAACGAACCCATGTTGCTGATAGAAACTGACTAAATGGGGCAACGCAAACAGAAAAGTACCTTCATTAGCTAACTCATTATTAATCCCCAACATCAATTGATGACCTAAACCTTGACCATGATAGTTCGGATGCACCAGCATCCCCGTCACTAAGTTATACACACCCGTTGGACGCAACCTAATGGCAGCGATAATCTCTTGATTTCGGTTATCTTCTATCGATTTTTTTTCGAAATGTAATACCGCAAGTCGCTCCTTTTTTGTCAACCGAGCATAGGGCATATAGTGTTTGTAGAAACGATATGCTTGGGTGCGATTATCGATATCAAGCCAGTGAATTTGCAAAGTGTTTCTCATTATCCTGCCAATGAGAGGATGTTAACAAAATTTCTAGGGTCTATCATCACTGTATCATTACCCGCATTAAGTGTTGTTTTTTTTGTACCTTAAAGCTTGTGTGTTATCAGTTGGTTGCTGCTTGGTTTCAGGTCATGAAATGTTACAAAATCGCAAATAAAAATCAGCTGTTTTTTGCTTAGCTTTACACTGATTTACCCAACAAGGGGGGAATTTTATTTAAAATAGAGTCCACTTACTAAAGCCTGAATCAATTAAGAAATTCCTACATGAAAAAAAGCCTGATTGTTATCCCTTTCGTTTTATTGATTGTTACCATAGCCTCATTCAGCGGTTTTTCAGAAGCGAAGAAACCCGGCGATAAAGTCTCGCGTGCTCTGCGCATTGTCCCTGTCGTGACGGGAGCTGTAGATCAACATCTTCTTTCTCAAACTATCTCTTTAATTGGTAAATTAGAGGCGGATAAATCAGTATTTATTGCGTCTGAAGTCCAAGGTAAAATAAAAGCAATTAACGTGGTCGCTAATCAAGAGATCCGAGCTGGTCAAGTTCTGATCCAGCTTGAAGATGCACGTTCTCAGGCGAGTGTTGCAGAAGCAAATGCTTACCTTAATGATGAGAAGCGCAAGCTGAAAGAGTACAAGAAGTTAATCGATAAAAATGCGATTACTCAAACAGAAATCGATGCACAAAAAGCCAGTGTCGACATTGCTACTGCGCGATTGGCAGCCGCTTTAGCTGAACTTGATTATCATTACATTAAAGCTCCGTTTTCAGGCACGGCAGGTTTATTAGATTTTAGTTTGGGTAAAATGGTCACCGCAGGGACTGAGTTGCTCTCACTCGATGACCTTTTGTCAATGAGACTCGATCTACAAGTACCGGAAAACTACCTATCTTTGCTCAGTGTCGGCATGACCGTGAGCGCGACTAACCGCGCTTGGCCATCGGAACGTTTTACTGGACAAGTGATAGCAATTGATCCAAGAATTAACCATGAAACCTTGAATTTAAAAGTAAGAGTGAGTTTTGATAATCAAAGTAACAAGTTAAAACCTGGCATGTTGATGTCGGCAACGTTAACACTTCCAGCGGTATCAGAGCCCGTTATTCCTGTTCAAGCTATCGAGTATTCAGGCACCAAACGCTTCGTGTATGTGGTCGGTGAAGATGAGTTAGCTAAACGGACTCAAGTAACCTTAGGTGCACGAATTAAAGATGAGGTGGTGATAACCGATGGCGTGAACGTGGGTCAAAGAATCGTGGTTCAAGGCTTGGTTAATATGCGTGATGGACTCAAGGTTGATGATCTCTCTGCTAAACAGTCTCAAATCACTGCTGATGCAAATCAAGGTGTGCAGGGCGAGAAGAAAGGAGACAGACGTTAATGTTAATTTCTGACATCTCTGTTAAGCGTCCGGTTGTTGCGATTGTTTTAAGTTTATTACTTTGTGTGTTTGGTGCTGTGTCATTTTCTAAGCTAGCCATACGTGAAATGCCCGATGTTGAAAGTCCGGTAGTCACTGTGATGACCACCTATGAAGGCGCGTCGGCAACCATCATGGAGAGTCAGATTACTACGGCGTTAGAGGATGAACTCACCGGTATCAGTGGTATCGATGAGATAACCTCCATTACTCGAAATGGCATGTCGCGTATTACGATCACCTTCGATCTCGATTGGGATCTGACCGAAGGGGTGAGTGACGTTCGTGATGCGGTAGCCAGAGCTCAACGTCGTCTTCCTGACGAAGCTAACGATCCAATCGTGTCTAAAGATAATGGCTCAGGTGAACCCTCCATCTACATTAATTTAAGTTCCTCAGTGATGGACCGAACTCAACTTACCGATTATGCCCAGCGCGTACTTGAGGACAGATTCAGTCTGATCACTGGCGTGAGTTCAGTGAATATCTCAGGTGGTCTATACAAGGTGATGTATGTTCAGTTAAAACCTGAACTAATGGCGGGTCGTAACGTGACCACGGCTGATATCATTGCCAGCTTAAAACGGGAAAATATAGAAAGTCCTGGTGGTGAAGTGCGTAACGACACCACCGTGATGACGGTACGGACGGCGCGTCTCTACAATCATCCGCAAGATTTTGACTATCTTGTGGTACGTACGGCGAGTGATGGCTCTCCGGTTTACCTGAAAGATGTGGCCTCGGTATTTATTGGTGCAGAAAATGAAAACTCTACTTTTAAAAGTGATGGCGTACCTAATTTAAGTTTAGGAATTATTGCTCAGTCTGATGCTAATCCTTTATTAGTCGCTAAAGCCGCCCACCAAGAAGTTGATCGTATTCAGGCGTTTTTACCTGAAGGTACGCAACTGGTCGTTGACTTTGATTCTACCGTGTTTATTGACCGCTCCATTACTGAAGTTTACAACACTCTGTTTATTACTGGTGGTTTGGTGGTATTGGTGTTGTACATCTTTATCGGTCAGGCAAGAGCAACATTGATCCCCGCAGTGACAGTGCCAGTCTCTTTGATTTCAGCATTTATAGCGGCTAATTTCTTTGGTTTTTCTATCAATCTTTTGACATTAATGGCGTTGATTCTTTCTATCGGTTTGGTGGTCGATGATGCGATTGTTGTGGTCGAAAATGTGTTCCATCACCTTGAAAAGGGCGAGGAACCACTGCTTGCTGCCTATAAAGGAACACGTGAAGTAGGTTTTGCGGTTGTCGCAACAACGGCTGTGTTGGTGATGGTATTTCTGCCTATCTCATTTATGGAAGGGATGGTTGGGCGTTTATTTACCGAATTTTCCGTTATGCTCGCTATGTCGGTGATCTTTTCATCGATTGTCGCACTAACTTTAACGCCGGTACTTTGCAGCAAGATGTTGAAGGCAAATGTGAAGCCTAACCGGTTTAATCTTTGGATAGATAAGCTATTTAACAAGTTAGAACACAGCTACCGTAGAGCGGTAGCCAAGGCGGTGCGTTTTCGGTTTGCAGCACCTTTGGTGATTCTTTTATGTATCTTAGGCAGCGGTTTGTTGATGCACAATGTGCCATCTCAGTTAGCGCCGCAAGAAGACCGCGGTGTGATATTTGCTTTTGTTAAAGGAGCTGAAGGCACCAGTTATAACCGTATGACGGCAAATATGGATATTGTCGAGGAGAGGTTGATGCCGCTACTTGGACAAGGGGTTATTAAATCTTTTAGTGTACAAGCGCCTGCTTTCGGTGGCCGTGCCGGCGATCAGACCGGTTTTGTGATCATGCAGTTGGAAAATTGGGAAGACAGAAGTATTAATGCTCAGCAAGCCTTAGGCATAGTGGCTAAGGCATTGAAAGGTATTCCCGATGTGATGGTACGTCCTATGTTGCCCGGTTTTAGGGGGCAATCGAGTGAGCCAGTGCAGTTTGTCATTGGTGGTTCAGATTATGATGAACTGTTTAAGTGGGCCCAAATACTGCAAGAGGAAGCCATTCTTAGCCCAATGTTAGAGGGAGCCGATCTCGATTATGCTGAAACGACACCGGAATTGGTGGTCAGTGTCGATCGCGAACGTGCCGCTGAGCTTGGGATCAGTGTTGCAGAGGTTTCAGAAACCTTAGAGGTGATGCTCGGTGGACGAAGTGAGACGACCTTTGTTGATCGTGGTGAGGAGTATGATGTCTACTTAAGAGGTGATGAGGACAGCTTCAACAGCATGGCGGATCTGAGTCAAATTTACATGCGTTCGGCTAAAGGACAATTGGTGACACTGGATTCCATTACTTATATTGAAGAGGTGGCTTCGGCGAATAAGCTGAGTCATACCAATAAGCAGAAATCGATCACTTTGAAAGCGAACTTAGGCGAAGGCTATACCTTAGGTGAAGCACTTAACTTCTTAGATGCTAAGGCGATTGAGATATTACCCAGTGATATCTCGGTAAGTTATACGGGCGAATCAAAAGACTTTAAAGAAAACCAAAGCAGTATGCTTGTGGTGTTTGGCTTGGCACTTTTGGTCGCTTATTTGGTATTAGCGGCACAGTTCGAGAGCTTTATTAACCCTATGGTTGTCATGTTTACTGTGCCTATGGGAGTATTCGGTGGTTTTCTTGGTTTGTACTTAACGGGTCAGGGATTGAATATTTACAGTCAGATAGGCATGATCATGTTGATCGGCATGGTGACCAAGAATGGGATCTTGATTGTCGAATTTGCTAACCAGTTAAGGGATCGAGGCATTGAGCTGGAACAGGCGATTATCGATGCATCGGCTCGTCGTCTGCGTCCTATTTTGATGACCGCATTCACCACACTAGTGGGGGCAGTGCCCTTGATCATGTCAACGGGAGCGGGTTCTGAAAGTCGTATCGCTGTGGGGACTGTCGTCTTCTTCGGTATGGCGTTTGCGACTTTTGTAACCTTGCTGGTTATCCCTGCAATGTACCGCTTAATCTCTGGTGCAACCCATTCACCTGGTTTCGTGGAAGCTAAGCTTAATCAGGCAATAGCAGCACAAAAATTAATTGATGTTAAATAACTTCAATTAATCTCAATGAACTGAAAAAATCAAGATGAACAGGTAAGCAGTCGTGCTTACCTGTTTTTTATTTGTAAGGTATATTTGTTTTATTTTAAATGAGTTAACCATCTTTTTTCTCCTATCTTAAGTTCGCTTAAACTGTTCATTCCAATCAATCCTAAGTTTCAGGTTCTTGTCTTATCCTATCTATCCTTAGTTGTAATTTATCTTTGCCCTCCAATATCACTACATTATCACGCAGTCGAAAGTGTTGATTTTGTGTTGCTATTTAGTTTAATCTTGATGTTAACATGATCTTTGTTGTGCAATTCATTGCTGTCGGTGTGTTGCATTGGAATTTAATACCTCTAGGTGTCATGTTGAAAAGGGATGTAACAGGAGCGTTGTCAACACATCTGTATTTGAAGGGAGTCATTACCGTGCGCATATAAGAAAAACAAATAATGAGAATTTTTATTTATGATTTAGTCACAATTGGTGGCCGCTTTTTTAGCTGTGTAACTGTTTTGTTTTTGCTTTCTTTCTTTATATCGGCAGATGACACTGAACTCTATGTTTATGAAGCTTCAGCACGCAGCGGTGCCCGACCACAGATGCTTATTATTTTTGATAACTCTGGCAGTATGCGAACAACCATTGTTGGGGCTGATAAGCCATATTCCTCTCATGCTGGTGGTATTAGTGGCGATAGTTTAGGTAAGCAAAATAATCTCTATTTCACCAGAGGTGCGACGGCAGCTGAAGATCAACCCAATCCCGCTAATTCATCTGAAACACGTCATTTCCCAGGAGTGATGAATAGCTGTGAAAGTGCTTGGAGTTCGCTTCATCAATATGGTTTTTATACTGGATATTTCAGAGGTTATTCATTCTCTGGTTCAGAAGGGATGTGGAAAGAGTTAGATGATACCGGCAGTGATGATGTGATTGCGGTTGACTGTTTTGAAGATATCCAAGAAGAAAAATGGACCAATGCTGCGAGTGTGGCAAGTGGCTTACCCGTTGACAGTAGTGGTTCTGTATCTAGTCCTCTTTTTTACACTCATGCTAATGCAAGTTCCAGTGAGACGGTTAAGCAAGATGCGAGAGATCTCGCTGAACTTACTGGTTTTGGCACTGGTCGTCCTCTGACAATCTACACTCAAGATTATCTAACCTGGCAACATGGTACTAAGGTCAAAGTAAATATTAGCCGTTTAGACATCGCAAAAAACGCAATTAAAAGTATTATTTTAACGACCCCAAGCGTGGATTTTGGTTTAGCAGTGTTTAATGTCAATGCGTGGAATGAGTTTGAGCGTGATGGTGGCAGAGTGATCTCGGGACTAAAGGAAAACACCGCTACAGTTAAATCCGGTTTGATTAATACCATTGATGGGATTAGTGCCAGTACTAATACCCCTTTGTGTGAAACCTTATATGAAGCATATCGTTACTTTTCTGGGTTAAGTGTCGACTTCGCGAACAGTAACACTGATCTACCTAATGCGGGTTATTACGTTAGTCAGCAACCTCAGGCGGACTCCTCTGTGGTGAACAGTGGCAGCTATATTTCACCGTTTAAAAAATGCCAGAATAACGCCAGCGTGGTGATTATTACTGATGGAGTGCCAACAAAAGATGCTGCAGCAAACGGTTTTATTAATACGTTAACGGGAGGCGTTGATAAATATGGTAGCGAGGCGGGGGGCGATCTTAATTACCTGAGTGCGATGTCAAGTTGGATGAATAAGTATGATCTTAATGCCAGTGAGCCAGGTGATCAAACCGTAAGCACTCATACAATCGGCTTCAGCAAAGGGGCTGCGAGTGCGGCAGCCTTGTTGCAGAAAACGGCTGAGGCAGGTGGAGGCCGCTATTTTGATGCAACCAATGCAAGCTTGTTACAAGGATCACTACAGCAGGTGGTGAGTGAAGCTTTAGATACTAACTCCAGCTTTACCTCTCCAGCTGTAGCGAGTAATAATTTTAATCGAACTCAATCATTCGAATACGCTTATTACTCCATTTTTTTGCCGAATGAAGGCCCAACCTGGCTTGGTAACCTTAAAAAATACAGAGTCTTAGGGAAGGGAGAGGTTGTGGATAAAGCAGGCAAACCTGCAATTGGACTTGATGGGAATATTAAGTCAACAGCTTGCTCTTTTTGGACACCAGATTCAGTTTGTAATGCTGGAGGTGATGGTAATGAGGTCGATAAAGGAGGTGTGTTGTCTGCAATGCAATCTGCTGAATCCAGAACTATTTATAGTAATTTAAACACAGGCTTGACTGAGTTAACAGTAACCAGCGTCACCAGTACCGCAGGCAGTACCGACAACTTGATCAATTATCTTGGCGTGGGTGAAGAGGAACTGCTCTCCCTTTTTGGTTGGGCAAAAGGTTTAGATGTTGATAACAATAAAAACCTAACGACCATCCCTAATCCAAATACTAACTGGCGTGATGATATTATGGGGGATGCACTTCATTCAAAGCCGTTAGCACTTAATTTTGGCACTAAATCGAGTCCTGACGTACGAATTGTTATGGGGACTAACCATGGTTTTCTGCATATGTTTGAAGATGATAGTAGCAGTAATAGTGTTACTGAAAACTGGGCGTTTATTCCCTATGAGTTGTTGCCAAATTTAAAGACACTCAGAGCTAATGTGCCTACTGGAGTTCACTCTGTTTATGGTGTCGACGGTTCACCTGTTGCTTATACCAAAACCAATGATTCGGGAATTGAGAAAGCTTGGTTATTTTTCGGCATGCGTCGGGGAGGCAGCAGTTATTACGCTATCGATATTAGCGATCCTGATAATCCGAGCTTTATGTGGAAAGTGGATGCGTCTTCGCCTGGCATGTCTGAGTTAGGTCAGTCTTGGTCGACTCCAGTTGTGACAACCATTCCCGGACGAAGTGCTGATAGCCCAGTCATTATTGTCGGTGCCGGTTATTCACCATCGGGTAAAGACGGTGCCGGTGTTGGAGCTGATGATATTAAGGGCCGTGGCGTTTTTATACTCGATGCAGAAACAGGGGATTTGGTGCATCAGTTTGGTTCTGCAAGTACTGGTGGGACACAACTGCCTGGGATCTCAGACAGTATTCCAAGTGGGGTTGCAGTTTTAGATTCAAATGCAGATGGGGCTACTGACCGTATTTATGCGACCGATACTGGTGGCAACATATGGCGTATGGATATGCCATCGATTAATACAGATGAATGGTCTGGGTTTAAATTTGCCAGTTTAGGTGGAGGTGTCCAATCTTCAGATCGACGCTTCTATTCAGGACCTGCTGTGGCCCAAACCGTTATCACCAATATCGCCGAGGTGACTGTCGAGGATGGCGAAACGACAACGACAATCAAGACAAAGATGAATATACCCTATGATGCTGTTGTCGTGGGTAGTGGTCATAGGGCGATGCCGTCAGATCTCAGTCGTTCAGATATGTTCTTTACACTACAAGATAGAAATGTTGTAAGCCGCTCTTTCAAAGGCACTGGCGGGGTAGCTATTCCTACAAGTTTAACCTTGGCGGAACTTTATGATGTCACATCATCGCCGCCTGCTGATTCCGATGAGGCTGAGCAGATAAACTTTGGTAAAAAGAGGGGCTGGTATTATCGCTTTTCCCGCACGGGAGAGAAGAATTTATCTCCCGCGACGATAGTCAACGGGCGAGTGTTTTTTACTTCATTTGTGCCACCAGGTGACAATTCTGATAGTGAGCTGTGCATTAGTTCAGGTGCTGGATTTCTATATAACTTCGATCTCCATCGAGGTACCCGAACCTATACCTATATAAGGACGGGAGAATTTGTGCCTGATACGCCACAGCTCATCATTCCCCCACGTGATCCTAATGAAGGTGAGGAAGCCGAGGCGCCAAATATGTATCTTATTGGTATAGGCGCTGCGCTGCCTGGTAACCCCCCAACAGGCTGTGATCCTAGTGATTTGAGATGTGTGGGTGGTGGGTTAAATACCAATAGAATTTATTACTACACATCCGATTAACACTGAGTTGTGTTGAGAGAATTAAGATGAGAAATATATTTTTAGCTGTTAGTTTATCTGTACTGCCTCTTTCTTTTAGCACTTTGGCTGAGGAGCGAGAGGACTTTAAGTGCTATGTGGAAACCACTCAAGGGGAGAAGATTGTAAGGTTTTCCTGGGATCCGAGTAAAACAAAGCTCTATATGGCTAAGTTTGTTGGCAAGCGTTTATCTAAATCGGGGCAAGGGAGTCCGCTTCCTTTATATATCAAAAGCATGATTGAGTGCGTCAAGGCCG is from Shewanella sp. MTB7 and encodes:
- a CDS encoding TapY2 family type IVa secretion system protein encodes the protein MRNIFLAVSLSVLPLSFSTLAEEREDFKCYVETTQGEKIVRFSWDPSKTKLYMAKFVGKRLSKSGQGSPLPLYIKSMIECVKAEYTFEKSQARALEKVTLS
- a CDS encoding pilus assembly protein — its product is MRIFIYDLVTIGGRFFSCVTVLFLLSFFISADDTELYVYEASARSGARPQMLIIFDNSGSMRTTIVGADKPYSSHAGGISGDSLGKQNNLYFTRGATAAEDQPNPANSSETRHFPGVMNSCESAWSSLHQYGFYTGYFRGYSFSGSEGMWKELDDTGSDDVIAVDCFEDIQEEKWTNAASVASGLPVDSSGSVSSPLFYTHANASSSETVKQDARDLAELTGFGTGRPLTIYTQDYLTWQHGTKVKVNISRLDIAKNAIKSIILTTPSVDFGLAVFNVNAWNEFERDGGRVISGLKENTATVKSGLINTIDGISASTNTPLCETLYEAYRYFSGLSVDFANSNTDLPNAGYYVSQQPQADSSVVNSGSYISPFKKCQNNASVVIITDGVPTKDAAANGFINTLTGGVDKYGSEAGGDLNYLSAMSSWMNKYDLNASEPGDQTVSTHTIGFSKGAASAAALLQKTAEAGGGRYFDATNASLLQGSLQQVVSEALDTNSSFTSPAVASNNFNRTQSFEYAYYSIFLPNEGPTWLGNLKKYRVLGKGEVVDKAGKPAIGLDGNIKSTACSFWTPDSVCNAGGDGNEVDKGGVLSAMQSAESRTIYSNLNTGLTELTVTSVTSTAGSTDNLINYLGVGEEELLSLFGWAKGLDVDNNKNLTTIPNPNTNWRDDIMGDALHSKPLALNFGTKSSPDVRIVMGTNHGFLHMFEDDSSSNSVTENWAFIPYELLPNLKTLRANVPTGVHSVYGVDGSPVAYTKTNDSGIEKAWLFFGMRRGGSSYYAIDISDPDNPSFMWKVDASSPGMSELGQSWSTPVVTTIPGRSADSPVIIVGAGYSPSGKDGAGVGADDIKGRGVFILDAETGDLVHQFGSASTGGTQLPGISDSIPSGVAVLDSNADGATDRIYATDTGGNIWRMDMPSINTDEWSGFKFASLGGGVQSSDRRFYSGPAVAQTVITNIAEVTVEDGETTTTIKTKMNIPYDAVVVGSGHRAMPSDLSRSDMFFTLQDRNVVSRSFKGTGGVAIPTSLTLAELYDVTSSPPADSDEAEQINFGKKRGWYYRFSRTGEKNLSPATIVNGRVFFTSFVPPGDNSDSELCISSGAGFLYNFDLHRGTRTYTYIRTGEFVPDTPQLIIPPRDPNEGEEAEAPNMYLIGIGAALPGNPPTGCDPSDLRCVGGGLNTNRIYYYTSD